In Aequorivita sp. H23M31, a single window of DNA contains:
- the dnaB gene encoding replicative DNA helicase, with protein sequence MEKIKPQTSFSTRSSQVISLEKGKIPPQAIDLEEVVLGALMIDRKGVDEVIDILHPEVFYRPAHQYIFGAIYELFEKSQPVDLLTVSSQLKKEGKLDLAGGEFYLIQLTQKVSSSAHIEFHARIVLQKYIQRSLIKISNEIIEASYDDGTDVFDLLDNAEAKLYEVTQGNIKKSSETAQDLVIQAKKRIEEIANKEGLSGVPSGFAKLDALTSGWQPSDLIIIAARPGMGKTALTLSMARNIAVEHNIPVAFFSLEMSSVQLITRLISSETHLSSEKLRTGNLEKHEWEQLNVKVKGLEKAPLFIDDTPSLSIFDLRAKARRLSSQHGIKLIVIDYLQLMTAGGSQKGGNREQEISTISRNLKALAKELNIPVIALSQLSRAVETRGGSKRPLLSDLRESGAIEQDADIVSFIYRPEYYKIDEWDDEEHTPTAGQAEFIVAKHRNGGLDEIRLKFIGSLGKFESLDTFEMPTEIYSRMNDAANDDTFKTKNLPSANEAFGSSMNDDFSIQDDSDVPF encoded by the coding sequence ATGGAAAAAATTAAACCCCAAACAAGTTTTTCAACTCGCAGTTCGCAGGTCATTTCGCTCGAAAAGGGCAAAATACCACCTCAAGCCATTGATTTAGAGGAGGTTGTTTTGGGTGCTTTAATGATTGACAGAAAAGGAGTCGATGAAGTCATCGATATTTTGCATCCTGAAGTTTTCTATAGACCCGCTCATCAGTACATCTTTGGCGCCATTTACGAGCTGTTTGAAAAAAGCCAACCGGTGGACTTATTAACCGTTTCTTCGCAACTTAAGAAGGAAGGGAAATTGGACCTTGCAGGAGGGGAATTTTACCTTATACAACTAACCCAGAAAGTATCCTCATCGGCACATATTGAGTTCCATGCCCGCATTGTTCTTCAAAAATATATACAGCGAAGTCTGATTAAAATTTCAAATGAAATTATTGAGGCTTCCTATGATGACGGAACCGATGTATTTGATCTTTTGGACAATGCCGAAGCCAAACTTTATGAAGTAACTCAGGGAAATATTAAGAAATCTTCTGAAACTGCCCAAGATCTTGTTATCCAGGCCAAAAAGCGGATTGAGGAAATCGCTAATAAAGAAGGACTTTCAGGAGTGCCTTCCGGATTTGCCAAATTAGATGCACTTACTTCTGGTTGGCAACCCAGCGATTTAATTATAATCGCCGCTCGTCCCGGTATGGGTAAAACTGCGCTAACGCTTTCTATGGCGAGAAATATTGCTGTGGAACATAATATTCCCGTTGCATTTTTCTCCTTGGAAATGTCGTCGGTCCAGTTAATTACGCGATTAATATCTTCTGAAACCCATTTAAGTTCCGAAAAGTTGCGGACCGGGAATCTCGAAAAACATGAATGGGAACAGTTGAACGTAAAGGTGAAAGGATTGGAGAAAGCTCCCCTTTTTATTGACGATACACCTTCACTTTCTATTTTTGATCTTCGTGCAAAAGCCAGAAGACTTTCCTCCCAGCACGGAATTAAACTTATAGTTATTGACTACCTACAGTTGATGACTGCGGGTGGAAGCCAAAAGGGTGGAAACAGGGAGCAGGAAATTTCTACAATTTCCCGAAACTTAAAGGCTCTTGCCAAGGAATTGAATATTCCGGTTATTGCTCTATCCCAACTTTCCAGAGCAGTGGAAACCCGTGGAGGAAGTAAGCGGCCATTGCTTTCCGATCTTCGAGAATCGGGTGCAATTGAACAGGATGCCGATATTGTTTCCTTTATTTACCGTCCTGAATATTATAAGATTGATGAATGGGATGACGAAGAACATACACCTACCGCCGGGCAGGCCGAATTTATAGTTGCCAAACATAGGAATGGTGGATTGGATGAAATTCGTCTGAAGTTTATCGGAAGTCTCGGTAAATTTGAAAGTCTCGATACCTTTGAAATGCCCACGGAAATATATTCTCGTATGAACGACGCCGCCAATGACGATACCTTCAAAACTAAAAACCTACCTTCTGCCAACGAAGCTTTCGGCAGTTCAATGAATGATGATTTCTCTATCCAAGATGATAGCGATGTTCCATTTTAA
- a CDS encoding acetyl-CoA carboxylase carboxyltransferase subunit alpha: MEYLDFELPIKELQEQYEKACLIGTESDVDVSNTCKQIEKKLKEKKLEIYKNLTPWQRVQLSRHPERPYTMDYITAICGDSFLELHGDRNFKDDKAMVGGLGKIGEQSYMFIGQQKGYNTKTRQYRNFGMANPEGYRKALRLMKSAEKFGLPVVAFIDTPGAYPGLEAEERGQGEAIARNILEMTRLKVPIIVVIIGEGASGGALGIGVGDRILMLENTWYSVISPESCSSILWRSWEFKEQAAEALKLTAADMKKLKLIDEIVKEPLGGAHSEREKTFSTVASAIEKTYNELKILSPTELVDKRMEKYLEMGTFKG; this comes from the coding sequence ATGGAATATTTAGACTTTGAATTGCCTATTAAGGAGTTGCAGGAACAGTATGAAAAGGCGTGTCTTATTGGAACTGAGAGCGATGTGGATGTGAGCAACACCTGTAAACAGATTGAAAAGAAGTTAAAAGAAAAAAAATTAGAGATATATAAAAATCTTACCCCGTGGCAGCGAGTTCAACTTTCACGCCACCCGGAAAGACCTTACACCATGGATTATATCACCGCAATTTGTGGGGATTCTTTTCTGGAACTTCATGGCGATCGAAATTTCAAGGATGATAAAGCTATGGTCGGCGGTTTGGGTAAAATTGGGGAGCAGAGTTATATGTTTATTGGCCAGCAGAAAGGTTACAACACCAAAACTCGGCAATATCGAAATTTTGGAATGGCAAACCCAGAAGGTTATCGAAAAGCATTGCGATTAATGAAGTCTGCTGAAAAGTTTGGTCTTCCGGTTGTCGCTTTTATCGACACCCCTGGAGCCTATCCAGGTCTCGAAGCAGAAGAAAGAGGGCAAGGTGAAGCCATCGCCAGAAATATTCTTGAAATGACTCGGCTTAAAGTACCCATTATTGTAGTAATAATTGGTGAAGGAGCCAGTGGAGGTGCACTGGGAATTGGTGTCGGGGACAGAATCCTGATGTTGGAGAATACTTGGTATTCCGTAATCTCTCCGGAAAGCTGTTCCTCTATTTTGTGGAGAAGCTGGGAATTTAAGGAGCAGGCCGCTGAAGCTCTGAAACTTACAGCTGCTGATATGAAGAAACTTAAGCTTATTGATGAAATTGTAAAAGAACCTTTGGGAGGTGCGCACAGTGAACGCGAAAAGACTTTTTCGACAGTTGCATCGGCAATTGAAAAGACATATAATGAATTAAAAATCTTATCCCCAACCGAATTAGTGGATAAACGGATGGAAAAATATTTGGAAATGGGAACCTTTAAAGGCTAG
- a CDS encoding DMT family transporter, which yields MRNDKLLNYLHLHFIVFIWGFTAVLGALISLEAIPLVWYRMLLATGFVFLFLKFRGENLRFSLKTLAGYALGGIIIALHWLTFFGAIKASNVSVTLAVLSTGAFFASLLEPLFYGRRIILYEVLFGLIVVAGLYIIFDVEASYALGIGLALLSAFLSALFSVINGKFVQRQKASAISFYELLFGVFGITIFLAATGRFTTEFFTVSAHDWIYLGILASACTAYAFIASIHVMKWISPYTVMLTINMEPVYGIILALLILGDSEKMGPQFYYGAIIILLTVITNGIIKITQERKRKRLSKT from the coding sequence CGATAAGCTTCTTAACTACCTCCATCTCCATTTTATAGTTTTTATCTGGGGTTTTACAGCTGTTTTAGGTGCGCTGATTTCTCTTGAGGCCATCCCACTCGTGTGGTACAGAATGCTTTTGGCAACGGGTTTTGTATTTTTATTTTTAAAATTTAGAGGAGAGAATCTGAGGTTTAGTCTTAAAACCCTTGCAGGTTATGCTTTGGGTGGAATCATTATCGCTCTTCATTGGTTAACCTTTTTTGGGGCCATAAAAGCATCAAACGTATCCGTTACGCTGGCTGTGCTCTCAACTGGAGCATTTTTCGCATCCCTTTTGGAACCGCTTTTCTATGGCAGAAGGATTATTCTGTACGAAGTGTTGTTCGGCTTAATAGTAGTCGCCGGACTCTATATTATTTTTGATGTGGAAGCCTCTTATGCACTTGGGATTGGTTTGGCCCTGTTATCAGCGTTCTTAAGCGCCCTTTTTTCCGTAATTAATGGGAAATTTGTTCAAAGACAGAAAGCTTCTGCCATTTCCTTTTACGAGTTGTTATTTGGTGTATTTGGAATAACAATTTTCCTTGCAGCCACGGGTAGATTCACGACCGAGTTCTTTACTGTCTCTGCACACGATTGGATTTATTTGGGTATATTGGCCTCTGCCTGTACCGCATACGCATTTATTGCTTCTATCCACGTGATGAAATGGATTAGTCCATATACGGTTATGCTTACTATCAATATGGAGCCGGTATATGGAATTATTTTGGCATTGTTAATTTTAGGCGATTCCGAAAAAATGGGACCTCAGTTTTATTATGGGGCTATCATTATCTTACTGACAGTCATTACCAATGGGATTATTAAAATAACCCAAGAGAGAAAACGAAAAAGATTATCAAAGACCTAA